ttgattttattgatatcagggtcggattccaattccaaaagttggaataggttcgtcatgtcatttatgacttgtgtacaaaatttgaagtcaatcgtagttgttttggtatgaatcaacATTAGtttttggaattcggaagttcatagtttcataggcttgaattggattgcgattcatagaatcgatattgtttgatgtgatttttggtttCGAGTATGTCCGTAAGTGTTTTGgcacttgttggtatattcggacggggtcccctGATCcgcgggtgtgattcggattgaatccGGAACAAATTTAGACTTTCTGTGATTGGTAAAGGTTGACGTGTCTTGTGCAATCGCACCTCACATTTTGGGTCGCACGTGCGGCGCCGCAGGAGCGACTCTTGAGCTGCAGAAGCGAAAGTGGCCTTGCCCaactgggaccgcaggtgcggtcatttGTCTGCAAAAGCGGATTCGCAGATGCAGAAgtgggcatcgcagaagcggaaattgggAAGGCATTGGGCAGGACCGCATGTGCGATCGCTTTTTCCGTAGAAgatggctcgcaggtgcgagccattaTCCACAGAATCGGAACCCCTGAAGTTAAgttggaaccgcacctgcgatggattttccgtaGGTGCGACCCCAGGCCCTCAGAAGCGAGGATCGCTGGACAAAAAAAGGGtcttcgagggtttgaaattcataattcatttttggacctagagaacTTTGTTTGTAGTGATTTTTCGGaagattttcaaggaaatcattgggGTAAAAAATCCTAACTCAATTctggttaaattacacgaatatattattaattttatcatttaattagtgatttgagttggaaatttgagaaaatattatGATAAACTTCTTAGgataaaatttggggatttgaaaggcgatttgaggtcggatttgagtaattcttatatggttggacttgttatggaatgggtgttcggattttataattttggtaagGTTCCGTGACGCCAGTCCGGGTTGACGTTTTGAGTTAACTTTTTATTCTTTGTAAAGATCGTAAGTTTATTATTCgaaatagtttcctatagtttatatttatggtattaagttattttggctagattcgagccgttcggagttggataatcgagggaagggcttactagtggattgagttagtgtGTTTTGAGGTaaatgtcttgcctaactttgtgtgggggaattaccccttaggattggtgttgtttgtgataactgtgatatgtgaaagccgtgtacgcaaggtgacgagtgtgtgcatgggctaaatgtgaaaatttACTGGTTTTAGCTAtttagattcctttcatgccttaattgaattaCCTTAACATGTTATAATCATCATTTCTAATCTATCTTCACatgctctacttgtcttatctcttacttatTAATTgccctacatgtttagttgaagttgttgttgtttcctctattccttattcattatttaaccgttgttgagttattcactttcggttgttattgttgagactcttgtatacATTGTGGTTGACCCTTGGGCTCTTTATCGTGAAAACACTGTTATTGTTgctttctttggcaagttgtgatattgggcacttgagatgCGATTTGTGATaggttgtgatattgatacgcatgcggcggtataaggtttTCGGGTTGAAATGCAttcggtgagataaggtgggcttgatatacccctactagaagccatgcgatGTGATAAgatgggctaaaacgcgggaagctatttcagaaaaataatttcaaaactaaatgcaaggctcccacgacgatataaggaaagattgtgaattgatttgtgatttgagactacgaggcggtacctcggtagtgactcttgttgatacTTTCTATTTCTTCACTtgtgtttttgttattttgttcCGTGTCATAGCATCCCTTGTTTTCTTCTATAAAGCattatttgccttagttcagtgtagctATTCTCGGTGTATTTTTTTAATTGTCTCATTTTTATTGTCATCATTATTTCACTGTTATACACTtgttcagtttcttatttattccagtagggccttgacctgacctcgtcactattctaccgaggttaggcttggcacttagtgggtaccattgtggtgtactcatgctacgcttctgcacatctttttgtgtagatctaggtacctcctaccagtccaGACACTAGTGAGAGCTCAGCttcgaagacttcaaggtatacctgtcaccgtccgcaggccttggagtccccttccacctagattattttatttccttatcctTTTATAGACACTGATGTTTAGAGATATTCTGTACTACttcatagagcttgtgacttgtattcgcCGGGTTTTGGAAAATTGTAAATGCTGAGTTGCGGAGTCTATTTTatattagttgttgagttattgaggctttaattattatttcaattatattttgtatgaatattaggcttacctagtcttagagactatatgccatcacgatatcctacggaggaaaattgggatcgtgacagaTGGGCTGATGGGGCTGAGGTGTTGGGGGTTTGGAGTGGGGgtggggagggggagggggaggggtagAGATGGGGTTTAGGGGTGGAGTGGGGTGAGGGTGAGGGTTGAGGGTGTTAGGTGTGTGGATGAGACAAGCAACGTGGAATACCATTTATAAAACTTGTTTTCCCTACTCCCTTGGAGAAgtcattttctttaaatttaaagaatttattttattagaaaaaatattttgaccaaccaaatataaaaaaaagttaaaaattatttttctccgTACCAACACATTTTCTTTTTGCAGGTTCATATATTTACCTTATCTAGAAGGTCGATTGCCTAATAATCTAATATGATGAGTCAAGTTCATATCTTTACATTTTGGCCTGACCGAATAGTTGTAGGAATTCTTTCAGGATTTACTAAGTTACATGCACAAATAATATTGTAATGGACTTTTTATactatttatataattattaaaagatCCTGGATCCACCTTATTACAATCATAACCTTAACAATTTTCCATTTTgtaaaaatcaattaaattttctCACTCAAAAGAGCCTTCCATATAACATCTTTTATACTATCTTCACCGCAAGGAAATAAGTGTCCAGCATCTGATAGCTCGTGATACTTTATCCATGGAAGTTTTTTCGCGATGAAACGTTGTAGATTAACAGACACAATCCCATCTTCAATACCATGCCATAGATGTGCAGAGCTTTCGTTGTTAGGGAAAGGGTTTTTCATATCCATAGGATCAAATTCCGGTTTACCAAAACCAATAATCAAGTCTCTGTGGAGGGACTCGAAATCTCCTTGTTGTGTAACATATGCCTACATATGAAAATCACTAGTTAGcaaactataaaaaaaaataaaagcatcACATTATGGTACCGGAGCTGTGGAAGCAGCCACAAATATTTGTGTTAGGGTAGACTGTTTACATCACACCCCCGGGTCTTCTACAGACCCTGCAtgaatgcgggatgctttgtgcatcgAACTGCCCTTTTATTATGGTACAGCCAGACCTCTATAACATTTTCGctatataacagtcattcactataaaagccaagtttttATAGAACCAATTTTATGCTACGTTATAATACATATTCTTTATAACAGCACTTCGCTATAATAACCAAAAAAATCCGAAACACATGAGGCTGTTATAGAAAAGTTTGCCTGTACTAACAAAGGAAAGGGGCAAGGGCTATCTTGCTTGGCATGAACGCTGCTAGCTAGTTCGAGAGTAGAGTCACTGGCGAATGTAGCCTTAGTGTTTGAACAATATACTGAACCGGTAATTTGAAAAGTACAGTGAATTTAGTGTTaagaattttaaaaattaactatCAATTTAAAATTCTAAATCTGTCTCTTAATAGAGTACGtactaattaaaaattattggacTTACAAAAAGAATAAAGGGgataatataatttaattaagtacCTGCTGAAGCTGCATCTCATCAAGTGAGGAGGCAATTTTGAGATCTTTTTGAGACAATTTGAATTCCCCAGTTATAACACTAAAGCCAGGAAACCATTGTTGAGTGTTCCACCAGTACATGAGCCAAGGGGCATAGTACGCAACTTGATAAACCCATTGATCTCTTAGTAACTGTTTATCTAACGCTTGTTTAGTAAAGTTTGCTGGAAATCCTGGCCACCAATAATTGATTGCTGGAGCCAATAATGCAGCTCCAGCTAAGCTAAGAATAAAAAAGCACAAATGATATTATAAGCTTAACCAGAAGAAAGAAAACCACAACCTTGTGAAATTATAAAACAATAACAAATGAGATTTATGTTATATATACGGACAATGTAAAGATTCCTCTACATTATCACTGAATTTGAATTCGTGCTAGCAAATAGTGACGGAGCTAGAAATTTCACTAAGAGCGCAACAAGAAATAAGGGCTACGATGACATTAATATTAAGTCACATAAATGTCACAAATTCCCTTACCGACATTTTTTTGACACTTGTGAAACACATCCCATTAATGTCGAAAATACACAATGATCTTTGTActtggggtctggggagggtagtgtgtacgcagaccttaccctaccctggggtagagaggctgtttccgatagacactCGGCTCCCTCCTTCCAAGAACTCCCcgccttgctcttggggtgactcaaactcacaacctcatggttggaagtggagggtgctcaccactagagcaacccactcttatccaaatatatatatatatatatatatatatatatatatatatatatatatatatatatatatatatatatattgacgtaGATTATCGTTTTATAATTTTTCCGGCAAAGGAATGTCAATTGACACATGTTAAACTCAGATGGATCCGCCACTGAATTACAATATTTATCAGATTATCAATTAATGCTTATCAAAAAATTTACTTGTAACTACTTACTAATTAAATGACCGATATTGTATAGATATATTTTCACCATCAATACACAGACCTTAAACTTTGACAAATGTAACAAGAAAACAACATATTAGTAATAAAATTTATGATGTTACCGTTGAGGTATGTACTTAAGGCAGCCCCAAACGAAGTGAGCACCCATAGCAAACCCAATAACGTAGAATTTATCTCCAAGTTCCAATTGATCAGCCAGCTCTTCTATATCAAGAGCTAAACTTTTAAAACTTCTCTTTGGATGAGGATCACTTTTTCCATAACCAGGTCTATCAAAGGACACCAAGTATACCCCTAATTCTTCAATTGCTTTCTGTGGCAAACAGCAATAGATTTCAATCCAAAAAATTTCAATCTTCAAGCCTTGAAAAATCTAGAAGATAGAAAGTGtttttggtacgaaggaaaatatttttcaaattaaaaattattttctgatgTTTAGTTATGATATTTTCCACCAAAGAGAAAGAATAACTTTCCTTAGTTATCGGCGGAAGTCATCATCCTTCACCGTTATCTCAACTCCTAATTTCATATTACTGATGTAGTCAACTTTAATTAGATACTACTCTTAtcaatctaaaaaaaaaaaaaaacagtccGGTGCATTAAACTCTGGCTATACGCTGGATCCGGGAAAGGCCGGACAACAAGGgtttattgtacgcagtcttaccctgcatttctgcaagaaaCTGTTTTCACGACTCAAACCCGTAACCTCCTGATCACATGGCATCAACTTTACCATCAATCTAATACTAGAAAATTTCATCGAACAACTATCCGGCCGTTACTATTAAAATTATAATCAATCTTTAATAAATATTCCAAACGCcagaaactactttttttttttttttgaaaaaatgactCCCGTCGTACCAAATTCACCCGAAGTAAATTTTTTACGTACCGAAGTTATAAGTGCAGCCTCGAATTTGCTGCCACCAAAGCTATGAACATATATGACATTATAATTGGCAGAATTTTTGGGCACACCATATTCTTTGTACACCAAATGCCTTCCATCTCTAAGCTTGATGCTTGGTGTGGTGGATGGGAGACCTGCTGTGCTGCAAGTTTTGGGAGGAGGGGGACGAATGGCTTGATAAACTAAAGCTAAAAACAGCACTAATGAGGCTGCTTTCTTGATCATTGCTGAAATCAAACACAAACAACTAATAATTTGAACCTATTTGTTGGTATATATAATAATAGCAAAGTTTTTGAGATGAGTGGGAGTAATGGAGAGTCAGTACTCCACTATTCACCAGAATCTGTGATGTCAGTGCTGCTCTCTGACGGACCCTTCAGCAACTTTATTAATGATATGGAGTTTGATATCTTAGGGGACCCAATTAAATTTGGATTCAATATTGGAGGTAAGTTCCATATTGGAGGTACGCTGATAAATAGCTCCCTAATAATCCATACATGCATTATTCTTTTCGTTTATTCGGAATCGGTATACCACCACAATATTAGGGGAAAAAATTATACTTCCTTCGTTTGATTTCCATTTTATGTCGCATACAATTTAAAAATGTAAAGAGGATTCTTGAATCTTATTTTTTGAACTAAATGTGTGTATGATATATCAAAATACCCTTTGAATCTCCTGTAATCTTAGATACAAGTATGTATAATGTAAACAAAATAGTCTTTAAATCTTGTGGTCATAAACTAAAGATATATACATATAACATATCGAAAGTACTCTTTTAGTGTTGTGGTTTTAGACAACTAATAgcgtgtttggccaaacttctcaagaggtcagaagtgctttttttttttttcaaaagcactttttttcctaacttgagatgtttggccaagctttttcgtttgggaagaagcagaagcagtttctcagaaacagaaaaaaatagcttcttcccaaaagcagaagcagaaacatttttgacttttcttcttaccaagaatacccttaacaaaatatagtatataccaaaataaccattaaacctaatacttaggatattagtGTATgcatatttcttattatttttaggataactttctaatatatattgactttaggggtgaatgcttttatatttgttgaatgatttttaatatatttaacttatattaaaagaattaagtacttttaaattttatttttattttttacttaaataaaataaaaagatttaattattgcctgtaataataaatttttgagattatttatttacttataatattaactattaagtaaatatattcatgtccttattcgtaatttgatacttaaaagcactttttgaaaagtttggtcaaacacaaattattgctcaaaagtatttttcatagcgattagccaaacacaaactgcttccgttcaaaaatactttttttaaaagcacttttaaaaaaaaacactttttaaaataagttgatttctccgacttggccaaacaagctataaatCTTGTACGATTGATCTTGTACCCTGCCTAAATTTGATTGGCAGCACCATCCGCCATGTTCCTCAACCATTAATTGGTAACTAACTCGTCTAAAATATTGTACAAATAAACATatcattgtaaatattaattgacAATTTGGTAAAAATGCTACTAATTAACCTATTATCATCGGTGAAATTACACTAATAGAGTAAATAGTTTTTACAACTTAATGCATGAAATTTAAACTTTGTTCTCAGGCATGATACTTAATTTGTTTAGTATAACCACAcataaaataaggtaagaagatcAGAAGTATATAAGCTCATATAAGATATGGTTTCGTAAAATTGTTTGAACGCTCGATATGTTATTTAATCGAGATTCATGGTTggttgaaagaaaataaatgatgaaaatgccactaaatattatttaatattattaagcTGTTTAGTGCAGTATATATTTTGATTTCATTGTCAAGCTGATCTTATGTACCTTTATTTCTTTTGTAGTTGTTGAGACACAACGAAGCATATGACAACTCGTCAAAGGAGAATTAACCTACTTTAAAATGGCTGAAGCACGTTACATTTagctatttttttctgtttgATAATGATGGTGTTTGGGCCGATTTGtacgtattttgattattttatcgGATATCTACTATGTAGCCCAGCAGCACGCAAGTGCCGGATAATTCTACTAGTGAAAGCTCACACAAATTGAAAGAATACCACCTAACATTTTTTTCTTGGAAATTAACACTAAAATCATTGATctaattttgaaaaacaagattATAGTTTTTTGGTTTCTTGAAATGTAGTAATAAAGTTCTTCAAAATGGGTACTCACCATATGGTGTAGCTGCAAACTGCAGCAATTGGAAATATATAAGGGTATTTTGATCATATTTAATTATCTATGTTAAACTGTTAGACAGTACTCCAATTTACCAATATTTGTTATGGCATGCAGTGAACCAATTCCTTTTCGCAAGTTCTAAGAGACGCTAAAATCAATTAAAGAAATGAAGATTTTTGACATACTTCTAGAAGTGCACCAactaatttgttttaaaaaaaaaactcaaaaagaaagaaga
The sequence above is drawn from the Nicotiana tabacum cultivar K326 chromosome 13, ASM71507v2, whole genome shotgun sequence genome and encodes:
- the LOC107801465 gene encoding uncharacterized protein LOC107801465, with the protein product MIKKAASLVLFLALVYQAIRPPPPKTCSTAGLPSTTPSIKLRDGRHLVYKEYGVPKNSANYNVIYVHSFGGSKFEAALITSKAIEELGVYLVSFDRPGYGKSDPHPKRSFKSLALDIEELADQLELGDKFYVIGFAMGAHFVWGCLKYIPQRLAGAALLAPAINYWWPGFPANFTKQALDKQLLRDQWVYQVAYYAPWLMYWWNTQQWFPGFSVITGEFKLSQKDLKIASSLDEMQLQQAYVTQQGDFESLHRDLIIGFGKPEFDPMDMKNPFPNNESSAHLWHGIEDGIVSVNLQRFIAKKLPWIKYHELSDAGHLFPCGEDSIKDVIWKALLSEKI